From the Micromonospora lupini genome, one window contains:
- a CDS encoding LON peptidase substrate-binding domain-containing protein: MTARLPVFPLATVLFPGLVLPLHIFEERYRALVRHLVDLPEGASREFGVVAIQAGWEVAPAGPGARATPGVGDVTLHEVGCTAELRQVTELADGGFDIVTVGRRRFRIADVDESSEPYLTAEVEWLPEATGSDEVADLLAARVIAVFRQYLGLIRSDPEEISEQLPEDPTVLSHLVAATAALTVDDRQRLLAIDDTAARLRAELRLLNREAALLRQVRAVPVPLSELASPPTPN; the protein is encoded by the coding sequence GTGACCGCACGGCTGCCGGTGTTCCCGCTCGCAACGGTGCTCTTCCCCGGGTTGGTGCTGCCGCTGCACATCTTCGAGGAGCGCTACCGGGCCCTGGTCCGGCACCTGGTCGACCTGCCCGAGGGCGCGTCCCGCGAGTTCGGGGTGGTGGCCATCCAGGCCGGCTGGGAGGTCGCGCCCGCCGGGCCGGGCGCCCGCGCGACGCCAGGCGTCGGCGACGTCACCCTGCACGAGGTGGGCTGCACCGCCGAGCTGCGCCAGGTCACCGAGCTGGCCGACGGCGGCTTCGACATCGTCACCGTCGGCCGGCGGCGGTTCCGGATCGCCGACGTCGACGAGAGCAGCGAGCCCTACCTGACCGCCGAGGTCGAGTGGCTACCCGAGGCGACCGGGTCGGACGAGGTGGCCGACCTGCTGGCCGCCCGCGTGATCGCGGTGTTCCGGCAGTACCTCGGGCTGATCCGCTCCGACCCGGAGGAGATCTCCGAGCAGCTTCCGGAGGATCCGACGGTGCTCTCCCACCTGGTGGCGGCCACCGCCGCGCTGACCGTGGACGACCGGCAGCGGCTGCTGGCCATCGACGACACCGCCGCCCGGCTCCGCGCCGAGCTGCGGCTGCTCAACCGCGAGGCGGCTCTGCTGCGCCAGGTGCGGGCGGTTCCGGTGCCGCTGTCGGAGCTGGCGTCTCCGCCGACACCCAACTGA
- a CDS encoding DUF2567 domain-containing protein — protein MSPDNPDPERHVDDADRPAPPPPPGAAPAESAPAAPPPAAPPPGFGPGGGPASTAYPGEGAGSTAYPAEGAGSTAYPGEPEPAPDEPRRPLRTVATVLGAVLALAVLGGPLGLLWAVLAPDTPVLKTAEGAIYAEPQPEQPIAADGWFSLLGLAFGVLAALALWFLLRRRRGPVGLLGVVLGTLAAAPVAWQVGRRVGLPTFDRLLDSAPAGQAFTKPADLRAGGIDWLLGVVPVPHGNLLLPAFGAAVTYTLLAGWSRWPGLRPEPDPAAFSWVSAETPAPTAAPEPPAPGAAEPPRG, from the coding sequence GTGAGCCCGGACAACCCCGACCCTGAGCGGCACGTCGACGACGCCGACCGGCCTGCCCCACCCCCACCGCCGGGTGCGGCGCCCGCGGAGAGCGCGCCGGCCGCGCCGCCACCAGCCGCGCCCCCGCCCGGGTTCGGCCCCGGAGGGGGTCCCGCCTCGACGGCGTACCCGGGCGAGGGTGCCGGCTCGACGGCGTACCCGGCCGAGGGTGCCGGCTCGACGGCGTACCCCGGTGAGCCGGAGCCGGCCCCCGACGAGCCGCGCCGGCCGCTGCGGACGGTGGCGACGGTGCTCGGGGCCGTGCTGGCCCTGGCCGTGCTGGGCGGGCCGCTCGGGCTGCTCTGGGCAGTGCTCGCGCCGGACACCCCGGTGCTCAAGACGGCCGAGGGGGCGATCTACGCCGAGCCCCAGCCGGAGCAGCCGATCGCCGCAGACGGCTGGTTCAGTCTGCTCGGGCTGGCCTTCGGGGTGCTCGCGGCGCTGGCCCTGTGGTTCCTGCTGCGCCGCCGACGCGGCCCGGTGGGGCTGCTCGGCGTGGTGCTCGGCACGCTGGCCGCCGCGCCGGTGGCCTGGCAGGTGGGGCGTCGGGTCGGGCTGCCGACCTTCGACCGGCTGCTGGACAGCGCCCCGGCCGGGCAGGCGTTCACCAAACCCGCCGACCTGCGCGCCGGTGGAATCGACTGGCTGCTAGGCGTGGTGCCGGTGCCGCACGGCAACCTGCTGCTGCCGGCGTTCGGCGCCGCCGTCACGTACACCCTGCTGGCCGGCTGGTCGCGGTGGCCGGGCCTGCGGCCGGAGCCGGACCCGGCGGCGTTCAGTTGGGTGTCGGCGGAGACGCCAGCTCCGACAGCGGCACCGGAACCGCCCGCACCTGGCGCAGCAGAGCCGCCTCGCGGTTGA
- a CDS encoding MinD/ParA family ATP-binding protein, producing MEGSETGWGRPAEPAPRWRALLDRARLGGRAAEQPEPERRADEAAPDPLPRRAAPNGYAGRASAIGHPADLSYGQEPGYRAEATYRVDPAYRAEPGYRSEPDYRAEPAYRSEPDYRAEPAYRSEPTYRAEPDYRAEPAYRAEPTYRSEPDYRAEPDYRAEPTYRAEPDYRAEPTYRADPTYRAEPTYRADPGYQTEPTYRADPGYQAEPETPPRQAEPESRYALLDNGYRQGNPAGESRYALLETGYQPETGYPTQVPPVTPPVPAVAPPPVAPPPATAPPAPPVAPPPGSAIAERGYPARIEWRPQGVDQELERATGVLRRDLGTPRVFAFANPKGGVHKTTATVLAAATVGSVRGRGVLAWDDNELRGTLGLRAGSARHARTIRHLISDLAQIEILEDATLLERLDDYLRHASDGSYDVLAGEESPRFAQRLDQFTVKRVLELLRRTHDVVCVDTGNNVESANWRTVMQAADQLVVTTVPREDAAFSADWMLDLLHEEGMGELADNAVTLISCPTPGRSPLQDDLERHFATRTRAVAVVPYDPALETGSSIEYHQLQPETRQAWLRAAAAMAEPFAR from the coding sequence GTGGAGGGCAGTGAGACCGGCTGGGGCCGGCCGGCCGAACCAGCGCCGAGGTGGCGGGCATTGCTGGACCGTGCCCGGCTGGGTGGCCGGGCCGCTGAGCAGCCCGAGCCCGAGCGCCGCGCCGACGAGGCGGCACCGGATCCACTGCCGCGACGCGCGGCCCCCAACGGCTACGCGGGGCGGGCGTCGGCCATCGGGCATCCGGCCGATCTGTCGTACGGCCAGGAGCCCGGTTACCGGGCCGAGGCGACCTACCGGGTCGATCCCGCCTACCGTGCCGAGCCGGGGTACCGGTCCGAGCCGGACTATCGCGCGGAGCCGGCGTACCGGTCCGAGCCGGACTACCGCGCCGAGCCGGCGTACCGGTCCGAGCCGACGTACCGGGCGGAGCCGGACTACCGGGCCGAGCCGGCCTACCGGGCCGAGCCGACGTACCGGTCCGAGCCGGACTACCGGGCCGAGCCGGACTACCGCGCGGAGCCGACGTACCGGGCCGAGCCGGACTATCGCGCCGAGCCGACGTACCGCGCGGACCCGACGTACCGGGCCGAGCCGACCTACCGCGCCGACCCGGGCTACCAGACCGAGCCGACGTACCGTGCCGACCCGGGTTACCAGGCCGAGCCCGAGACGCCGCCGCGCCAGGCCGAGCCGGAGTCGCGCTACGCCCTCCTGGACAACGGCTACCGGCAGGGCAACCCGGCGGGGGAGTCCCGGTACGCGCTGCTGGAGACCGGTTACCAGCCGGAGACCGGCTATCCGACTCAGGTGCCGCCGGTGACCCCGCCGGTCCCGGCTGTCGCGCCGCCACCTGTCGCGCCACCACCGGCCACCGCGCCGCCCGCCCCGCCGGTCGCGCCGCCACCGGGCTCGGCCATCGCCGAGCGCGGCTACCCCGCCCGGATCGAGTGGCGGCCGCAGGGCGTCGACCAGGAATTGGAACGCGCCACCGGCGTGCTCCGCCGCGACCTGGGCACCCCACGCGTCTTCGCGTTCGCCAACCCCAAGGGCGGCGTGCACAAGACCACCGCCACGGTGCTCGCCGCCGCCACCGTCGGCAGCGTCCGGGGGCGGGGCGTGTTGGCGTGGGACGACAACGAGCTGCGCGGCACCCTGGGGTTGCGCGCCGGCAGCGCCCGGCACGCGCGCACCATCCGACACCTGATCAGCGACCTGGCCCAGATCGAGATCCTGGAGGACGCCACCCTGCTGGAGCGGCTGGACGACTACCTGCGGCACGCCTCCGACGGCTCGTACGACGTCCTCGCCGGCGAGGAGAGCCCGCGCTTCGCCCAGCGGCTCGACCAGTTCACCGTCAAGCGGGTGCTCGAGCTGTTGCGGCGTACGCACGACGTGGTCTGCGTGGACACCGGCAACAACGTGGAGAGCGCCAACTGGCGCACCGTGATGCAGGCCGCCGACCAGCTGGTGGTGACCACCGTGCCCCGCGAGGACGCGGCGTTCAGCGCCGACTGGATGCTCGACCTGCTGCACGAGGAGGGCATGGGCGAGCTGGCCGACAACGCGGTCACCCTCATCTCCTGCCCCACTCCCGGCCGCTCGCCCCTGCAGGACGACCTGGAGCGGCACTTCGCCACGCGTACCCGCGCGGTGGCAGTGGTGCCGTACGACCCGGCGTTGGAGACCGGCTCGTCGATCGAGTACCACCAGCTCCAGCCGGAGACCCGGCAGGCGTGGCTGCGGGCCGCCGCGGCCATGGCGGAGCCGTTCGCCCGGTGA
- a CDS encoding RluA family pseudouridine synthase, with the protein MTSTFAAGGDHRSLPVPDGLDGMRLDQAVSRLFGLSRTAAAALVDAGDALVDGAPRPNSHKVKAGSWLDVTLPAPVAPPTVVPQAVPGLRVVYADDDIVVVDKPVGVAAHPSPGWTGPTVIGALAAIGHRISTSGAAERQGVVHRLDVGTTGIMVVAKSEQAYTALKRAFKYREVDKGYHAVVQGHLDPLRGTVDAPIDRHPTHDYRWAVVSGGKPSITHYDTLEAFPAASLVDVRLETGRTHQIRVHFSTLRHPCVGDLTYGADPTLSARLGLARQWLHARELSFVHPRSGDEVRFVSDYPDDLERALEILRD; encoded by the coding sequence ATGACCTCCACTTTCGCCGCCGGTGGCGACCACCGTTCGCTGCCCGTGCCCGACGGTCTCGACGGCATGCGCCTGGACCAGGCGGTGTCCCGGCTGTTCGGCCTCTCCCGGACCGCCGCCGCCGCGCTTGTCGACGCGGGCGACGCCCTCGTCGACGGCGCTCCCCGACCCAACTCCCACAAGGTCAAGGCCGGCTCCTGGCTTGACGTCACGCTGCCCGCCCCGGTCGCCCCGCCGACAGTGGTGCCGCAGGCGGTGCCCGGCCTGCGCGTCGTGTACGCCGACGACGACATCGTGGTGGTGGACAAGCCCGTGGGCGTGGCCGCGCATCCCAGCCCCGGGTGGACCGGCCCGACCGTGATCGGCGCCCTCGCCGCGATCGGACACCGCATCTCCACGAGCGGCGCCGCCGAGCGGCAGGGCGTGGTGCACCGCCTCGACGTGGGCACCACGGGGATCATGGTGGTGGCCAAGAGCGAGCAGGCGTACACGGCGTTGAAGCGGGCCTTCAAGTACCGCGAGGTGGACAAGGGCTACCACGCGGTGGTGCAGGGGCACCTGGACCCGCTGCGGGGCACCGTGGACGCGCCCATCGACAGGCACCCCACCCACGACTACCGCTGGGCTGTGGTGTCCGGCGGCAAGCCGAGCATCACCCACTACGACACGCTTGAGGCGTTCCCGGCGGCCAGCCTTGTCGACGTCCGGCTGGAGACTGGCCGGACGCACCAGATCCGGGTGCACTTCTCCACGCTGCGGCACCCCTGTGTGGGTGACCTCACGTACGGCGCCGATCCCACCCTCTCGGCCCGTCTCGGCCTGGCCCGACAGTGGCTGCACGCCCGCGAACTGAGCTTTGTGCACCCCCGTTCGGGGGACGAGGTCCGGTTCGTCAGCGACTACCCTGACGATCTGGAACGTGCGCTTGAGATCCTGCGTGACTGA
- the lspA gene encoding signal peptidase II has product MTAAPPAEPGRTDPGGGKPRPRAVAILAGVALVALVADLVTKHLALAALSDREPVRVLGGLVYLSLTRNSGAAWSIGANYTWVFPLITIGVVGWIVWMALRLRSLPWAISLGLVLGGALGNLMDRIFRAPSPFHGHVVDMISVFGPYGEYFPVFNLADSSLVCGVLLAVLLELTGRQRDGRRAGRDGGSADAGATADAEQRERA; this is encoded by the coding sequence ATGACCGCAGCACCGCCCGCCGAACCCGGCCGTACCGACCCGGGCGGCGGCAAGCCCCGGCCCCGGGCCGTCGCGATCCTCGCCGGGGTGGCCCTGGTGGCCCTGGTGGCAGACCTGGTGACCAAGCACCTCGCGCTGGCCGCGCTCAGCGACCGGGAGCCGGTCCGGGTGCTGGGCGGGCTGGTCTACCTGAGCCTGACCCGCAACAGCGGCGCCGCGTGGAGCATCGGAGCGAACTACACCTGGGTGTTTCCGCTGATCACCATCGGTGTGGTCGGCTGGATCGTCTGGATGGCGCTGCGGCTGCGGTCGCTGCCGTGGGCGATCTCCCTCGGCCTGGTGCTCGGAGGCGCGCTGGGCAACCTGATGGACCGGATCTTCCGGGCGCCCTCACCGTTCCACGGCCACGTGGTCGACATGATCAGCGTCTTCGGGCCGTACGGCGAGTACTTCCCGGTGTTCAACCTGGCCGACAGCTCGCTTGTCTGCGGTGTGCTGCTGGCAGTGCTGCTGGAGCTGACCGGTCGTCAGCGTGACGGCCGCCGGGCCGGCCGTGACGGCGGCTCCGCCGACGCGGGTGCCACCGCCGACGCCGAGCAGAGGGAGCGGGCATGA
- a CDS encoding TraR/DksA family transcriptional regulator, producing the protein MAKPADTRTAGRKPVAKATRSAAETEKIRAALAARRDELRAEYDQTLSEITELQRDRLTDSAGDDQADTGTKTFEREQEISLANSILERITQVERALERLDEGGYGWCERCGNPIPVERLAAFPSATLCVTCKQLEERR; encoded by the coding sequence ATGGCGAAGCCAGCCGACACCAGGACCGCCGGCCGCAAGCCGGTGGCCAAGGCCACCCGCAGCGCGGCGGAGACCGAGAAGATCCGGGCGGCGCTGGCGGCGCGGCGGGACGAGCTGCGCGCCGAGTACGATCAGACGCTGAGCGAGATCACCGAGCTGCAGCGCGATCGGTTGACGGACTCGGCCGGGGACGACCAGGCCGACACCGGCACCAAGACGTTCGAGCGGGAGCAGGAGATCTCTCTCGCCAACAGCATTCTGGAACGGATCACGCAGGTCGAGCGCGCCCTGGAGCGCCTCGACGAGGGTGGTTACGGCTGGTGCGAGCGGTGCGGCAACCCGATCCCGGTCGAGCGCCTCGCCGCCTTCCCGTCGGCCACCCTGTGTGTGACGTGCAAGCAGTTGGAGGAGCGGCGCTGA
- a CDS encoding potassium/proton antiporter, translating into MTPGLDIALLLGAAVLLVAVGAVRLSSRLGVPSLLVYLALGVAIGEAGLGIRFDDVELTRTLGFCALIVIIAEGGLTARWSALRPVLGLASALSTVGVIVSIVVVGIAVHLLLGLDWRLALLYGAVLSSTDAAAVFATLRRLRLPPRLTATLEAESGMNDAPVVLLVVLLSHEGFSHPWWYEVALVCYELGVGAAVGVGAGLAGTWALRRAALPSAGLYPIAAVGITVLAYAAGAVLHASGFLAVYVAGVLLGNARLSHRRAILGFADGLAWLAQIGLFVLLGLLVSPGRLDAAVLPAVVAGLALVLLARPLSVAVSALPFRVGLREQAFLSWAGLRGAVPIVLATIPLSERVPGAERLFDAVFVLVVIFTLVQTSTLGPFARRLGITAPAEATEIHVETAPLERMRADLLQLEVPEGSRLAGVHVDELRLPVGASVTLVLRDGVGFVPGPDTRLKTGDSLLIVATGGVRDATERRLRAVSRRGRLARWFGEYGEEAVG; encoded by the coding sequence GTGACGCCCGGGCTGGATATCGCGCTGCTGCTCGGCGCGGCGGTGCTGCTGGTGGCCGTCGGCGCCGTCCGGCTCTCCAGTCGCCTCGGCGTGCCCAGCCTGCTTGTCTACCTGGCGCTCGGCGTGGCCATCGGCGAGGCCGGGCTGGGTATCCGCTTCGACGACGTGGAGTTGACCCGGACCCTCGGCTTCTGCGCGCTGATCGTGATCATCGCCGAGGGTGGCCTGACCGCCAGGTGGAGCGCGCTGCGTCCGGTCCTCGGGTTGGCCTCCGCGCTCTCCACGGTCGGCGTGATCGTCAGCATCGTGGTGGTCGGCATCGCCGTACACCTGTTGTTGGGTCTGGACTGGCGGCTGGCGTTGCTCTACGGCGCGGTGCTGTCCTCCACCGACGCGGCGGCCGTGTTCGCCACCCTGCGACGGCTGCGGCTGCCGCCGCGGCTGACGGCCACACTCGAGGCCGAGTCGGGCATGAACGACGCCCCGGTGGTGCTGCTGGTGGTGCTGCTGTCACACGAGGGCTTCTCGCATCCGTGGTGGTACGAGGTCGCTCTGGTCTGCTACGAGCTGGGCGTCGGCGCGGCGGTCGGCGTGGGTGCGGGCCTCGCCGGCACGTGGGCGCTGCGCCGGGCGGCGCTGCCGTCCGCCGGGCTGTACCCGATCGCGGCGGTCGGGATCACCGTCCTGGCGTACGCCGCCGGCGCCGTGCTGCACGCCTCGGGCTTCCTCGCCGTCTACGTGGCGGGGGTGCTGCTGGGCAACGCCCGGCTGTCGCACCGGCGGGCGATCCTCGGCTTCGCCGACGGGTTGGCGTGGCTCGCCCAGATCGGGCTGTTCGTGCTGCTCGGTCTGCTGGTCTCGCCGGGCCGGTTGGACGCGGCGGTGCTGCCGGCGGTGGTCGCCGGTCTGGCGCTGGTGCTGCTGGCCCGGCCGCTGTCGGTGGCCGTGTCGGCGCTGCCGTTCCGGGTCGGCCTGCGCGAGCAGGCGTTCCTGTCCTGGGCCGGGCTGCGCGGGGCGGTGCCGATCGTGCTGGCCACCATTCCGCTCTCGGAGCGGGTGCCGGGCGCGGAGCGTCTCTTCGACGCGGTCTTCGTGCTGGTGGTGATCTTCACGCTGGTGCAGACCAGCACGCTCGGTCCGTTCGCCCGTCGGCTGGGGATCACCGCGCCGGCCGAGGCCACCGAGATCCACGTGGAGACCGCGCCGCTGGAGCGGATGCGTGCCGATCTGCTCCAGCTTGAGGTGCCGGAGGGGTCGCGGCTGGCCGGCGTGCACGTCGACGAACTGCGGCTGCCGGTGGGCGCCTCGGTGACCCTGGTGCTGCGCGACGGGGTCGGTTTCGTGCCCGGCCCGGACACCCGGCTGAAAACCGGCGACAGCCTGCTGATCGTCGCCACCGGTGGGGTACGCGACGCCACCGAACGGCGGCTGCGGGCGGTCAGCCGACGGGGCCGGCTGGCCCGATGGTTTGGCGAGTACGGGGAGGAGGCGGTCGGTTGA
- a CDS encoding DUF167 domain-containing protein has translation MPVPPQDALTVAVRVKPGASRNTVGGRFDGPHGPALVIAVHAPAVDGRATEAARRALADALGVRTAMVSLRTGATSRDKLFLVDRPGPGLTDVLHRLRDGSAG, from the coding sequence GTGCCGGTGCCCCCGCAGGACGCGCTCACCGTGGCGGTGCGGGTGAAGCCCGGCGCCTCCCGGAACACGGTTGGTGGCCGCTTCGACGGCCCGCACGGTCCCGCCCTGGTGATCGCGGTCCATGCTCCGGCGGTGGACGGCCGGGCGACCGAGGCGGCCCGCCGTGCCCTCGCCGACGCGTTGGGCGTGCGGACGGCCATGGTGTCGCTGCGCACCGGCGCGACCAGCCGGGACAAGCTGTTCCTCGTCGACCGGCCGGGCCCCGGGCTGACCGACGTGCTGCACCGACTGCGCGACGGATCCGCAGGGTGA
- a CDS encoding DivIVA domain-containing protein, which translates to MPLTPADVHNVAFKKPPIGKRGYDEEEVDAFLDEVERELARLIEENNELRAQVERGGRGGAPAGPGGDARLAAELNDVKAQLDRVQRDKSAAEQAARAMQAELEQVRATGGPAGGVTGDGEQQALRVLMMAQRTADDHVSDARREADQLLSEARSKAEEVTREARAKADALERDARQRHQEAMGGLDAKRTALQKHIEELKQFEREYRTRLKAYLESQLRDLDGRGQGLEAEMTRSEAGRVAGGNGLAAAGLAGSYGGGRSGALEAGR; encoded by the coding sequence ATGCCGCTGACCCCGGCCGACGTCCACAACGTCGCCTTCAAAAAGCCGCCGATCGGCAAACGGGGGTATGACGAGGAGGAGGTCGACGCCTTCCTGGACGAGGTCGAGCGCGAGCTCGCCCGTCTCATCGAGGAGAACAACGAGCTGCGCGCCCAGGTGGAGCGCGGCGGCCGTGGCGGCGCCCCCGCCGGCCCCGGCGGCGACGCCCGACTGGCGGCGGAGCTCAACGACGTCAAGGCCCAGCTGGACCGGGTGCAGCGCGACAAGTCCGCTGCCGAGCAGGCCGCCCGCGCCATGCAGGCCGAGCTGGAGCAGGTCCGGGCGACTGGCGGCCCGGCCGGCGGCGTCACCGGTGACGGTGAGCAGCAGGCCCTGCGCGTGCTGATGATGGCCCAGCGCACCGCCGACGACCACGTGTCCGACGCGCGCCGCGAGGCCGACCAGCTCCTGTCCGAGGCCCGGAGCAAGGCCGAGGAGGTGACCCGCGAGGCTCGCGCGAAGGCCGACGCCCTGGAGCGGGACGCCCGCCAGCGGCACCAGGAGGCCATGGGTGGCCTGGACGCCAAGCGCACGGCCCTGCAGAAGCACATCGAGGAGCTCAAGCAGTTCGAGCGCGAGTACCGCACCCGGCTCAAGGCGTACCTGGAGAGCCAGCTGCGGGACCTCGACGGTCGCGGCCAGGGCCTCGAAGCCGAGATGACCCGCTCCGAAGCAGGTCGGGTCGCCGGCGGCAACGGACTGGCGGCGGCAGGGCTCGCCGGTTCGTACGGCGGCGGGCGCTCCGGCGCCCTCGAAGCCGGACGCTGA
- a CDS encoding YggT family protein, translating into MLSILLQVLYLVLYVFLLLLLSRFVLSAVLQYGRRWQPGRGAAAGLESVWSVTDPPLNALRRVIPPLRIGTVSIDLASLVLLVILFVLMEFVLGPSITASA; encoded by the coding sequence GTGTTGTCGATCTTACTGCAAGTGTTGTACTTGGTCCTTTATGTCTTCCTGCTTCTTCTTCTGTCCCGGTTCGTGTTGAGCGCCGTTCTTCAGTACGGCCGTCGGTGGCAGCCGGGGCGGGGCGCGGCTGCAGGACTGGAATCCGTGTGGAGCGTCACTGATCCCCCTCTCAACGCGTTGAGGCGTGTGATCCCTCCGCTGCGAATTGGTACCGTGAGCATCGACCTGGCCTCCCTTGTGCTCCTGGTTATCCTGTTCGTGCTGATGGAGTTCGTGTTAGGGCCGTCGATCACGGCATCTGCCTGA
- a CDS encoding cell division protein SepF, with product MGALRKAGVWLGLVEEDDERAYDDGGYDKGGYRESRYRQSRYAEEFADEDDDDAEEPPAPRPRASERGRLSERSTGRGGDSDRGDGERPERAERAERASVRSITRSSAGDTSGALSYHTRDNLALAPQAATRERVAVPEEEQRYQITTLHPTTYREARTIGEHFRDGVPVIINLTEMDEADARRLVDFAAGLAFGLRGTIERVTNRVFLLSPANVQVTAEDKAKIAEGGFFSLS from the coding sequence ATGGGTGCACTGCGCAAGGCGGGGGTCTGGCTCGGTCTCGTCGAGGAAGACGACGAGCGGGCCTACGACGACGGCGGCTACGACAAGGGTGGCTACCGCGAGTCGCGGTACCGGCAGAGTCGGTACGCCGAGGAGTTCGCCGACGAGGACGACGACGACGCCGAGGAGCCGCCGGCTCCCCGGCCGCGCGCCAGCGAGCGGGGCCGGCTCTCCGAGCGGTCCACCGGGCGCGGCGGCGACTCCGACCGCGGTGACGGTGAGCGTCCCGAGCGGGCGGAGCGTGCCGAGCGGGCAAGCGTGCGGTCGATCACGCGGTCCTCGGCAGGCGACACGTCGGGCGCGTTGAGTTACCACACGCGCGACAATCTGGCCCTCGCGCCGCAGGCCGCGACCCGGGAGCGCGTGGCCGTGCCCGAGGAGGAGCAGCGCTACCAGATCACCACTCTGCACCCGACCACCTACCGCGAGGCGCGCACCATCGGCGAGCACTTCCGCGACGGCGTACCAGTGATCATCAATCTCACCGAGATGGATGAGGCCGACGCCCGCCGTCTGGTTGACTTCGCGGCCGGTCTGGCGTTCGGGCTGCGCGGTACGATCGAGCGCGTGACCAATCGGGTGTTCCTGCTCTCACCGGCCAATGTCCAGGTCACCGCTGAGGACAAGGCCAAGATCGCTGAGGGTGGTTTTTTCAGCCTGAGTTGA
- a CDS encoding YggS family pyridoxal phosphate-dependent enzyme has protein sequence MTDSSATVRPERRAELAAGLAQVRARIADACADAGRDHADVTMIAVTKTYPAGDALALAGLGVTDLGENRDQEAAGKAAEVAAAGVRPRWHFIGQLQRNKARSVVRYADVVHSVDSVRLARALGNAAAERERPLDALVQVSIDGDPARGGALPDSADPGAGLEAVAAAVADAPALRLAGLMAVAPLGWTPERAFARLAEVAEAFRTLHPGATALSAGMSGDLEIAIRYGATHVRVGSALLGMRPTLR, from the coding sequence ATGACCGACAGCTCAGCCACGGTACGACCGGAACGGCGCGCCGAACTCGCGGCCGGCCTGGCCCAGGTGCGGGCCCGGATCGCCGACGCCTGCGCGGACGCGGGCCGGGACCACGCCGACGTCACGATGATCGCCGTGACCAAGACGTACCCGGCCGGGGACGCGCTGGCGTTGGCCGGTCTCGGGGTGACCGACCTGGGGGAGAACCGCGACCAGGAGGCGGCCGGCAAGGCCGCCGAGGTGGCTGCGGCCGGGGTACGTCCACGGTGGCACTTCATCGGACAGTTGCAGCGCAACAAGGCCCGCTCAGTCGTCCGCTATGCCGACGTCGTGCACTCGGTGGACAGCGTGCGGCTGGCCCGCGCGCTGGGCAACGCGGCGGCGGAGCGGGAACGACCGCTTGACGCCCTGGTCCAGGTGAGCATCGACGGCGACCCGGCGCGCGGCGGCGCGTTGCCCGACTCGGCCGACCCGGGAGCGGGGTTGGAGGCGGTCGCCGCGGCGGTGGCCGACGCGCCCGCGCTGCGGTTGGCCGGTCTGATGGCGGTGGCGCCGCTGGGGTGGACGCCGGAGCGGGCCTTCGCCCGACTGGCCGAGGTGGCCGAGGCGTTTCGGACGCTCCATCCGGGAGCGACAGCGTTGTCGGCGGGAATGAGCGGCGACCTGGAAATCGCGATCCGATACGGCGCGACACATGTCCGCGTCGGTAGCGCGTTGCTCGGAATGCGTCCCACGCTGCGGTAG